A window of the bacterium genome harbors these coding sequences:
- a CDS encoding MerR family transcriptional regulator — protein MSGIEEASSPPGTNGVERPEAVADAPASYRMEEIVRRTGLTPRAIRYYEEMGLLSPSGRTAGGFRLFTDTEIAQLLRIKELQTLLGFSLAEIKETLQADAARAELRQAYEQATDPATRLGLVQQATSLAQTRVRIINERMARLAKLHEEVEQSLARLSTRHEQLLRELAEHQSDDDPDARGHAREKS, from the coding sequence ATGAGCGGCATAGAGGAAGCATCTAGCCCGCCGGGCACCAACGGAGTCGAACGGCCGGAGGCGGTGGCAGACGCTCCTGCAAGTTACCGCATGGAGGAAATCGTCCGGCGCACCGGCCTGACGCCCCGCGCAATCCGGTACTACGAGGAGATGGGTCTCCTCTCTCCATCCGGGCGCACGGCCGGCGGGTTCCGATTGTTCACCGACACCGAGATCGCGCAACTGCTCCGGATCAAGGAGTTGCAGACGCTGCTCGGCTTTTCGTTGGCGGAGATCAAAGAGACGCTGCAGGCGGACGCGGCGCGCGCCGAGCTGCGCCAGGCCTACGAGCAGGCAACGGATCCGGCGACGCGCCTGGGGCTCGTCCAACAGGCGACCAGCCTGGCCCAGACCCGGGTGCGCATCATCAACGAACGCATGGCTCGGCTCGCCAAGCTCCATGAGGAAGTGGAGCAGAGCCTCGCCAGGTTGAGCACGCGGCATGAGCAGTTGCTTCGCGAGCTGGCGGAGCACCAGTCGGACGACGACCCAGACGCACGCGGTCACGCGAGGGAGAAATCATGA
- a CDS encoding HlyD family secretion protein, with product MSDAPTRTGTEAGEATGPGMQSTSSGDAVRVQAGSQPRDGNGRQAPPRAEPSPRSSARGLALPIAAGVVLLIVVAAVVYWRNNIGLVRTDNAQTSGDVAPVSSQVAGTVVKIDVSDNEYVKTGTVLVELDPTDYRLALNQARANLAADEAQVNAAQAALTAQEQQYTTGVSSARGALAATVPSLPQSIAQLQMVEQTTAAQVEQAQAGVTTAQANVQSSRANYDTASKTLNRDRQLLTQGAIAQQQVDSDTAAYETALAQMRAAEDSLRQARASLASAQANRQQVTVTQNTIAINRGQITQAQANVQQAQAGDALVRQRAEQLAVAQAQAAQAAEQVRTAQVNLDRTRIRAPADGWVTNRTVQIGSVVQTNQPLLAVTIDHRLWVVANVKETQLGNVRPGNPVRVTVDTYRGKVFHGHVVSITATTGSTTALLPPDNATGNFVKVVQLVPVWIALDPSEFPAGRQLPIGLSAEVTIDTRHVDQTTTPDP from the coding sequence ATGAGCGACGCACCTACCCGAACCGGCACGGAGGCGGGGGAGGCCACCGGTCCCGGCATGCAATCGACGTCGTCCGGCGACGCCGTGCGGGTTCAGGCCGGATCCCAACCCCGAGACGGCAACGGGCGCCAGGCGCCCCCGCGGGCGGAGCCGTCCCCCCGCAGCAGCGCGCGCGGTCTGGCACTGCCGATCGCCGCCGGGGTGGTGCTGTTGATCGTGGTGGCGGCGGTCGTCTACTGGCGGAACAACATCGGCCTCGTCAGGACGGACAACGCGCAGACCTCGGGGGACGTCGCTCCCGTGAGCTCGCAGGTCGCGGGCACGGTAGTCAAGATTGACGTGTCGGACAACGAGTATGTGAAGACCGGCACGGTGCTGGTGGAGCTCGATCCCACCGACTATCGGCTGGCGCTCAATCAGGCGCGCGCGAACCTCGCGGCCGACGAGGCCCAGGTCAACGCCGCCCAGGCCGCGCTGACGGCTCAGGAACAGCAGTACACCACCGGCGTGTCGTCGGCGCGCGGTGCGCTCGCCGCCACCGTGCCGAGCCTGCCGCAGTCGATCGCGCAACTGCAGATGGTCGAGCAGACGACCGCCGCACAGGTCGAGCAGGCGCAGGCGGGCGTCACGACCGCCCAGGCCAACGTGCAGTCGTCCAGAGCCAACTATGACACGGCCAGCAAGACGCTCAACCGCGATCGCCAGCTCCTGACGCAGGGGGCGATCGCGCAGCAACAGGTGGACAGTGACACGGCCGCGTACGAGACCGCGCTGGCGCAGATGCGGGCCGCGGAGGACAGCCTCCGCCAGGCGCGGGCAAGCCTCGCATCGGCTCAGGCGAACCGCCAGCAGGTCACGGTCACGCAGAACACGATCGCGATCAACCGGGGGCAGATCACCCAGGCCCAGGCGAACGTCCAACAGGCCCAGGCGGGCGACGCGCTCGTCCGACAGCGCGCGGAGCAGCTCGCCGTCGCGCAGGCGCAGGCGGCGCAGGCGGCCGAACAGGTCAGGACGGCGCAGGTCAACCTCGACCGGACGCGCATCCGGGCGCCCGCCGACGGCTGGGTGACGAACCGCACGGTGCAGATCGGCTCGGTCGTGCAGACGAACCAGCCACTGCTGGCCGTGACCATCGACCACCGTCTGTGGGTGGTGGCGAACGTCAAGGAGACCCAGCTCGGCAACGTACGCCCCGGCAACCCTGTCAGGGTTACGGTGGACACCTACCGCGGCAAGGTGTTCCACGGGCACGTGGTCAGCATCACCGCGACCACCGGATCGACCACGGCACTCCTCCCGCCCGACAACGCGACCGGCAACTTCGTCAAGGTCGTCCAGCTCGTGCCCGTGTGGATCGCGCTGGACCCCTCGGAGTTTCCGGCCGGGCGGCAGCTGCCTATCGGCCTGTCGGCAGAGGTGACGATCGACACGCGCCACGTCGATCAGACGACAACGCCGGACCCGTGA
- a CDS encoding DHA2 family efflux MFS transporter permease subunit — translation MSATLVSTIGGRDQPAGANRWLVTASVLFGSMMGAIDTSVVNVALAHIQSTYGVTTQEVTWVITSYLISLVIIMPLTAWVASVLGRRNMYLLAVAIFTIASVLCGLSRNLGQLIAFRVLQGLGGGALQPTAQAIMRETFPGSQQAQAMGLYGMIVLLGPAVGPTLGGWLTDNLSWPWIFFVNLPIGILGLIMGYLFVVDPPYMRARGLRKIDGIGIALMSVGLAALQIMLEEGETDGWFQSSFIVVLAVVAALALAAFIAWELRVPDPAVNLRILRNVSFASGSMIIGILGLALFGSLLLLPLFLQNLLGYSATRAGLTLMPRSLTMVFMMPIAGLLYNRLGAALMLPFALVLSGASGLLMARFNLSTPELQILVPQVLQGIGFAFMFVPLSTATLSAIPRAQMQSAAGLYNLVRQLGGSFGTAIVVTLLDHKIQTASAALVRYASPYNPTFMRWWQTFQAGFVARGSDPTTAHWRALAALQALISQQSQVVAYDYVFAIIAIVLFACLPLSLVLRGVRRPQPGGDAMAAD, via the coding sequence GTGAGCGCAACACTCGTCTCGACTATCGGCGGCCGTGACCAGCCGGCCGGCGCGAACCGCTGGCTGGTCACGGCCTCGGTGCTGTTCGGGTCGATGATGGGCGCAATCGACACGAGCGTCGTCAACGTCGCGCTCGCGCACATTCAGTCCACGTACGGGGTCACGACGCAGGAGGTCACGTGGGTCATCACGTCCTACCTGATCTCGCTCGTGATCATCATGCCGCTCACCGCCTGGGTCGCCTCAGTCCTCGGCCGCCGGAACATGTACCTGCTCGCGGTAGCCATCTTCACGATCGCGTCGGTGCTCTGCGGGCTGTCACGGAACCTCGGCCAGCTGATCGCGTTTCGGGTGCTGCAGGGGCTCGGCGGGGGCGCGCTGCAGCCGACGGCGCAGGCGATCATGCGGGAGACGTTCCCGGGGTCCCAACAGGCACAGGCGATGGGGCTGTACGGCATGATCGTGCTGCTCGGACCGGCGGTCGGGCCCACGCTCGGCGGCTGGCTGACGGACAACCTCTCGTGGCCGTGGATCTTCTTCGTGAACCTCCCGATCGGCATCCTCGGGCTGATCATGGGCTACCTGTTCGTCGTAGATCCCCCGTACATGCGGGCGCGAGGGCTCCGGAAGATCGACGGGATCGGGATCGCGCTCATGTCGGTCGGGCTCGCGGCGCTGCAGATCATGCTCGAGGAGGGCGAGACGGACGGGTGGTTCCAGAGCTCGTTCATCGTCGTCCTCGCCGTGGTCGCCGCGCTCGCCCTTGCGGCGTTTATCGCGTGGGAGCTCCGGGTGCCCGATCCCGCGGTCAACCTGCGCATTCTGCGGAACGTGTCGTTCGCCTCCGGGTCGATGATCATCGGCATCCTGGGGCTCGCGCTGTTCGGCAGCCTGTTGCTGCTCCCGTTGTTCTTACAGAACCTGCTGGGCTACAGCGCGACCCGCGCGGGGCTCACGCTGATGCCGCGCTCTCTCACCATGGTCTTCATGATGCCGATCGCCGGCCTCCTCTATAATCGCCTCGGCGCGGCCTTGATGTTGCCGTTCGCGCTGGTGCTGAGCGGCGCGTCCGGCCTGCTCATGGCCCGGTTCAACCTGTCGACGCCGGAGCTGCAGATCCTCGTCCCGCAGGTCCTGCAGGGCATCGGGTTTGCGTTCATGTTCGTGCCCCTGTCCACGGCGACGCTCTCGGCAATCCCACGGGCGCAGATGCAGAGCGCCGCCGGCCTCTACAACCTGGTCCGGCAACTCGGTGGCAGCTTCGGGACCGCGATCGTGGTCACGCTACTGGACCACAAGATTCAGACCGCCAGCGCCGCGCTCGTCCGGTACGCCTCGCCGTACAACCCGACCTTCATGCGCTGGTGGCAGACATTCCAGGCCGGGTTCGTGGCGCGGGGAAGCGATCCCACCACCGCGCACTGGCGGGCGCTCGCGGCGCTCCAGGCCCTGATCAGCCAGCAGTCCCAGGTCGTCGCATACGACTATGTGTTCGCCATCATCGCGATCGTGCTCTTCGCGTGCCTCCCGCTCTCGCTGGTGCTGCGCGGCGTGCGGCGCCCGCAGCCGGGTGGCGACGCAATGGCGGCGGACTGA
- a CDS encoding pyruvate carboxyltransferase, with protein MAKITDPQAPDYFLESYPRDDFPQYLWTQRPATLPAEAWTTETTHRDGQQGGLPLTTDQGLRIYDLLCQFTGNSGAIRQAEFFVYRGSDRAALQGALERYRSGAPIEPTTWIRASVKDVELIKTLGVRETGMLASASDYHTFHKFKPGGRVQAAHTYLDAVKITLDAGIRPRLHLEDATRASMDFMLAFIETVMDTAAPYGPARRPKFRVCDTMGLGLPYDDVALPRSVPQIFRELRKIGLHPEDLEFHPHNDTGLVVANCLSAVREGCGAINGTCLGKGERTGNAPLEQVLLHLIGMGYFPKARPDFTALNGLATLYVEMGEPLPAKYPLYGRDAHRTRAGIHADGLNKFWWMYAPFDVPTLLGRPLEVSLTKDSGVAGLIFLIKQHMGIEPAKDDPGLQEIHDWMLHEFDAGRQTAIEWEELEPIVKQHLNHMRVQPTTA; from the coding sequence GTGGCGAAGATCACCGATCCGCAGGCGCCGGATTATTTCCTCGAGAGCTACCCGCGGGACGACTTCCCGCAGTATCTGTGGACGCAACGGCCGGCGACGCTGCCCGCGGAGGCCTGGACGACCGAGACGACGCACCGCGACGGCCAGCAGGGCGGACTCCCGCTGACGACGGACCAAGGGCTTCGGATCTACGATCTGCTGTGCCAGTTCACGGGAAACTCGGGCGCGATTCGCCAGGCCGAGTTCTTCGTTTACCGCGGGTCCGACCGCGCGGCGCTGCAAGGCGCACTTGAGCGGTACCGGAGCGGCGCCCCCATCGAACCCACGACGTGGATCCGCGCGTCGGTGAAGGACGTTGAGCTGATCAAGACGCTCGGCGTGCGCGAGACGGGCATGCTGGCGTCCGCCTCCGACTATCACACGTTCCACAAATTCAAGCCCGGCGGCCGCGTCCAGGCCGCCCACACGTACCTCGATGCCGTCAAGATCACGCTGGATGCGGGAATCCGTCCGAGGCTGCACCTCGAGGACGCGACGCGGGCCTCGATGGACTTCATGCTCGCGTTCATCGAGACGGTCATGGACACGGCGGCCCCGTACGGGCCGGCCCGGCGGCCGAAGTTTCGCGTCTGCGACACGATGGGGCTCGGGTTGCCGTACGACGACGTCGCGCTCCCGCGCAGCGTGCCGCAGATCTTCCGGGAGCTTCGCAAGATCGGGCTCCACCCGGAGGACCTCGAGTTCCACCCCCACAACGACACCGGTCTTGTGGTCGCGAACTGCCTGAGCGCGGTCCGCGAGGGCTGCGGGGCGATCAACGGCACCTGCCTCGGCAAGGGCGAGCGCACCGGCAACGCGCCGCTCGAGCAGGTCCTGCTGCACCTGATCGGCATGGGCTATTTCCCGAAGGCGCGGCCCGACTTCACCGCGCTCAACGGCCTCGCGACGCTGTACGTGGAGATGGGCGAGCCGCTGCCGGCCAAGTACCCGCTCTACGGCCGCGACGCCCACCGCACGCGCGCGGGCATCCACGCCGACGGGTTGAACAAGTTCTGGTGGATGTACGCGCCGTTCGACGTGCCCACCCTCCTCGGACGGCCGCTCGAGGTGTCCCTGACCAAGGACTCCGGCGTGGCCGGCCTGATCTTCCTGATCAAACAGCACATGGGCATCGAGCCCGCGAAGGACGACCCCGGCCTCCAGGAGATCCACGACTGGATGCTGCACGAGTTCGATGCCGGGCGCCAGACGGCCATCGAGTGGGAAGAGCTCGAACCGATCGTCAAGCAGCATCTCAACCACATGCGGGTGCAGCCGACCACCGCCTAG